From Halodesulfovibrio sp., a single genomic window includes:
- the gdhA gene encoding NADP-specific glutamate dehydrogenase — protein MDILDLIKSRDPNEREFHQAVTEVVESIKPVLDRNPHYRSANILERIVEPERVITFRVPWVDDDNNVRINRGFRIEMNSAIGPYKGGLRFHPSVNLGILKFLAFEQVFKNALTSLPMGGGKGGSDFDPKGKSNMEIMRFCQSFMTELSRHIGPNTDVPAGDIGVGAREIGFLFGQYKRLRNEFTGVLTGKGLDWGGSLIRPEATGYGAVYFAAEMLAVDGRSLKDTCSLVSGSGNVAQFAMEKLIELGSVPVTFSDSSGYIYDEKGVDREKLQFIKELKNVRFGRVSEYAEEYPEAVYTPVDPALDYNPLWNHKADCAFPCATQNEINSKDAANIVANGVSVVSEGANMPTVPEGIEHFVEEKIMYGPGKAANAGGVSVSGLEMTQNSMRLSWNRDEVDERLRMIMKNIHKRCLDTAEYYGTPRNYVNGANIAGFTKVADAMIDQGVV, from the coding sequence ATGGATATTCTTGATCTTATTAAAAGCAGAGATCCGAACGAACGTGAATTTCATCAAGCGGTTACTGAAGTTGTAGAGTCTATCAAGCCTGTCCTTGATCGCAATCCTCACTACCGCAGTGCAAACATTTTAGAGCGTATTGTTGAGCCGGAACGGGTTATTACATTTCGTGTTCCATGGGTTGATGACGATAATAATGTTCGTATCAACCGTGGTTTTCGCATTGAAATGAACAGCGCTATCGGTCCTTATAAAGGCGGATTGCGTTTTCACCCGTCTGTAAACTTGGGTATTTTGAAATTCCTTGCGTTTGAGCAGGTATTTAAAAATGCACTGACCAGTTTGCCGATGGGTGGTGGTAAAGGTGGCTCTGACTTTGACCCTAAAGGGAAAAGTAACATGGAGATCATGCGCTTTTGCCAAAGCTTTATGACTGAGCTTTCTCGTCATATTGGACCTAACACCGATGTTCCTGCGGGGGATATTGGTGTAGGTGCGCGCGAAATTGGTTTCCTGTTTGGACAATACAAACGCTTGCGTAACGAGTTCACAGGTGTATTAACAGGTAAAGGTCTGGATTGGGGCGGCAGCCTTATTCGTCCAGAGGCAACAGGCTACGGTGCGGTATATTTTGCCGCAGAAATGCTTGCTGTTGATGGTCGTTCTTTAAAAGATACATGCAGTCTCGTTTCCGGTTCCGGTAACGTTGCGCAGTTTGCAATGGAGAAACTTATTGAACTGGGCAGTGTTCCTGTAACGTTCTCTGATTCTTCCGGTTATATCTATGATGAGAAAGGCGTAGATCGTGAAAAGCTCCAATTTATTAAAGAGCTTAAAAATGTGCGCTTTGGTCGCGTAAGCGAGTATGCCGAAGAGTATCCGGAAGCTGTATACACTCCTGTTGATCCTGCACTTGATTACAACCCGCTCTGGAACCATAAAGCAGATTGTGCATTCCCTTGTGCTACTCAAAACGAAATTAACTCAAAAGACGCTGCTAATATTGTAGCCAACGGAGTTTCTGTCGTTTCTGAAGGTGCAAATATGCCGACTGTTCCAGAAGGCATTGAGCATTTTGTTGAAGAAAAAATTATGTACGGACCGGGTAAAGCAGCAAATGCTGGCGGCGTTTCTGTTTCTGGTCTTGAAATGACACAAAACTCCATGCGGTTGAGCTGGAACCGTGATGAAGTGGATGAACGGTTGCGTATGATTATGAAGAACATTCATAAGCGCTGCCTCGATACCGCTGAATACTACGGAACTCCACGTAACTACGTAAATGGTGCGAATATCGCCGGATTTACAAAGGTTGCAGATGCGATGATCGATCAAGGCGTCGTGTAG
- a CDS encoding ABC transporter substrate-binding protein, translating into MKRLLTVLALAAVLALAAIPASAKTLRLALDADPVSLDPHVQLSGGMVQYSHLVFDPLVRWNKDMGFDPRLATKWERIDDKTMRFYLRKGVKFHSGNDFTAKDVAWTLDRLKKSVDYRGLFEKFEPAVVVDDYTVDIKTKVPYPLLINMATYIFPLDSKFYTGKDENGQDKDFIGKSVPSFANDNASGTGPFTVAEREQGVKMVFKANPNYWAEHGNITEIDMRPIKNEATRVASILSGDVDFIMPVPPQDYDRLDAAENVDLITMPGTRIIMLQLNQKSNPAFANTKVRQAIVYATNNVGIVKKILKGRGTAAAQQGPKGFQSYVEDLQPRYDLKKAKALMKEAGYPNGFEATMIAPNNRYVKDEQIAQAFVSMMARIGIKVNLKTMPKAQYWDQFDARAADIQMIGWHSDTEDSANFTEYLAVCPNKETGAGHYNANEYCNPKVDELVKLANSETNVEKRKAQLQEIERILNAEAVFVPLHWQDLSWAGSKQLKNAHDILNVMNLPYFGDLVMN; encoded by the coding sequence ATGAAACGTTTGTTAACAGTACTTGCTCTTGCTGCTGTATTAGCACTTGCAGCAATTCCTGCTTCCGCTAAGACTCTGCGCTTAGCTTTGGACGCTGACCCAGTATCACTTGACCCGCATGTACAGCTTTCCGGCGGCATGGTTCAGTACTCGCATTTAGTATTCGATCCACTCGTACGTTGGAATAAAGATATGGGCTTTGACCCTCGCCTTGCTACCAAGTGGGAGCGCATTGATGATAAAACAATGCGTTTTTACCTCCGTAAAGGTGTAAAATTCCACTCCGGTAACGACTTTACTGCAAAAGACGTTGCATGGACTCTTGACCGCCTCAAAAAATCCGTCGACTACAGAGGACTTTTTGAAAAGTTTGAACCTGCTGTAGTTGTTGATGATTACACAGTAGACATCAAAACTAAAGTTCCTTACCCGCTTCTTATCAACATGGCTACATACATCTTCCCACTGGACTCCAAGTTCTACACCGGCAAAGATGAAAATGGTCAGGATAAAGATTTCATCGGTAAATCAGTACCTTCTTTTGCAAACGACAATGCTTCCGGTACTGGCCCATTCACCGTTGCAGAACGTGAGCAGGGTGTAAAAATGGTCTTTAAGGCTAACCCTAATTACTGGGCAGAGCATGGCAACATCACTGAAATCGACATGCGTCCTATTAAAAACGAAGCTACCCGTGTTGCTTCCATTCTTTCCGGCGACGTAGATTTCATCATGCCTGTACCTCCACAGGACTATGACCGTCTTGATGCTGCTGAAAACGTAGACCTCATCACCATGCCTGGTACACGTATCATCATGCTTCAGTTGAACCAGAAAAGTAACCCTGCCTTTGCAAACACAAAAGTTCGTCAGGCAATCGTATACGCTACCAACAACGTAGGTATCGTTAAAAAAATCCTTAAAGGCCGTGGCACTGCTGCTGCTCAACAGGGTCCTAAAGGATTCCAGAGCTATGTGGAAGACCTTCAGCCTCGCTACGATCTTAAAAAAGCAAAAGCTCTCATGAAAGAAGCTGGCTACCCTAATGGTTTTGAAGCAACTATGATTGCTCCTAACAACCGTTACGTTAAAGATGAGCAGATTGCTCAGGCATTCGTTTCCATGATGGCTCGCATCGGCATCAAAGTTAACCTCAAAACTATGCCTAAAGCTCAGTACTGGGATCAGTTCGACGCTCGTGCCGCTGATATCCAAATGATCGGTTGGCATTCTGATACAGAAGACTCTGCTAACTTTACAGAGTACCTTGCTGTATGTCCGAACAAAGAGACAGGCGCTGGTCACTACAACGCTAACGAATACTGCAACCCTAAAGTTGATGAACTTGTTAAACTCGCTAACTCCGAAACTAACGTAGAAAAGCGTAAAGCACAGCTTCAGGAAATTGAACGTATTCTCAATGCGGAAGCGGTATTTGTACCACTTCACTGGCAGGATCTGTCATGGGCTGGCAGCAAGCAGCTCAAAAATGCTCACGATATCCTCAACGTAATGAACCTTCCTTACTTTGGCGATCTCGTAATGAACTAG
- a CDS encoding Na+/H+ antiporter NhaC family protein: MKFRQLFLLLSAVSILCIAAPAFAADSSKGAANSQIFGFWTLVPPLVAIILAFISRNVVLSLFLGVFSGAMMLETTGFDFYHGLLGSFQRVSHEILGSLADSWNAGIVLQCLAIGGLIAVVSKMGGTLAVAEALAKKAKGPRSAQFFTWLMGLIIFFDDYANSLTVGPIMRPVTDRMQVSREKLAFIIDATAAPIAGIALISTWVAYEVGLIKDGFEQVGIQMNAYGAFVETIPYRFYNIFILFFVLAGIMLLREFGPMLKAEERARKHGKVLADNANPMASEETTQLEPGAHVVPSIWNAIIPIGTLIVAAFLGFYFNGLSAIDNAEMLAKINAAPFSFFAVRECFGASDASVVLFQAALLAGIVAMVMGVCKKVFTIEEAITTWILGIKSMTITAVILLLAWSLSGIIKELGTAIWLVSVLSDTLPPFILPSIIFVLGSVISFATGTSYGTMGILMPLAIPLAWAINGDQAYLLLNIAAVLTGAIFGDHCSPISDTTILSSMGSACDHIDHVRTQLFYALAVGGVSVLFGFLPAGLGFSPIITLPLGLAAVVAMLFLVGKKLPDAS; the protein is encoded by the coding sequence ATGAAATTTAGACAATTGTTTTTACTGCTTTCTGCAGTAAGCATTCTTTGTATTGCAGCCCCTGCTTTTGCTGCTGACTCAAGCAAAGGCGCTGCAAACTCACAAATTTTTGGATTCTGGACACTGGTTCCGCCGCTGGTAGCAATCATTCTTGCATTTATCAGCCGTAACGTTGTGTTGTCCTTGTTCCTCGGTGTTTTTTCCGGTGCAATGATGCTGGAAACCACCGGCTTTGATTTTTACCACGGCTTACTGGGTTCATTCCAGCGCGTTTCTCATGAAATTCTCGGCTCACTCGCTGATTCATGGAACGCAGGTATTGTACTTCAGTGTCTCGCAATTGGTGGTCTGATTGCAGTTGTATCCAAGATGGGGGGTACTCTTGCAGTAGCAGAAGCACTTGCGAAAAAAGCTAAGGGTCCACGCAGTGCCCAGTTCTTCACATGGCTCATGGGTCTGATTATCTTCTTTGATGATTACGCAAACTCACTGACCGTAGGTCCTATCATGCGTCCAGTTACTGACCGCATGCAGGTTTCCCGCGAAAAGCTTGCGTTCATCATTGATGCTACAGCAGCACCAATCGCCGGTATTGCACTTATTTCTACATGGGTTGCCTATGAAGTTGGTCTTATTAAGGACGGCTTTGAACAGGTTGGCATTCAGATGAATGCATACGGTGCGTTTGTTGAAACAATCCCATACCGCTTCTACAATATTTTCATTCTGTTCTTTGTTCTCGCAGGAATTATGCTTCTGCGTGAATTCGGTCCAATGCTGAAGGCAGAAGAACGTGCCCGTAAACACGGTAAAGTGTTAGCTGACAATGCCAACCCTATGGCTTCTGAAGAAACTACACAGCTTGAGCCGGGTGCACATGTTGTTCCTTCCATTTGGAACGCCATTATTCCAATCGGTACACTTATCGTAGCTGCATTCCTCGGCTTCTACTTCAACGGTCTTAGCGCTATCGACAATGCTGAGATGCTTGCAAAAATTAATGCCGCTCCATTCAGCTTTTTTGCTGTACGCGAATGCTTCGGCGCTTCCGATGCTTCTGTAGTTCTGTTTCAGGCAGCTTTACTTGCCGGTATCGTTGCCATGGTAATGGGCGTTTGCAAAAAAGTATTTACCATTGAGGAAGCCATCACCACTTGGATTCTCGGTATTAAGTCTATGACAATTACCGCTGTTATCCTCCTGCTGGCATGGTCTCTTTCCGGTATTATTAAAGAGCTCGGCACTGCAATCTGGCTCGTAAGCGTATTGTCCGATACACTTCCTCCATTTATTTTGCCGTCTATTATCTTCGTTCTCGGTTCCGTTATCTCCTTCGCAACAGGAACATCGTACGGCACAATGGGTATCCTCATGCCACTGGCGATTCCACTTGCTTGGGCTATCAACGGAGATCAGGCGTACCTGCTTCTTAACATCGCTGCGGTTCTGACTGGTGCTATTTTTGGTGACCACTGCTCACCAATCTCTGATACCACCATCTTGTCTTCCATGGGTTCTGCATGTGACCACATTGACCACGTTCGCACTCAGCTTTTCTATGCACTTGCGGTCGGCGGCGTATCAGTTCTCTTCGGATTCCTTCCGGCAGGTCTTGGTTTCTCACCAATTATCACCCTTCCGTTAGGTCTTGCAGCAGTAGTTGCAATGCTCTTCCTCGTAGGTAAAAAGCTGCCTGACGCAAGTTAG
- a CDS encoding SagB/ThcOx family dehydrogenase, with protein sequence MQFPEPSMEGPISVETALANRRSVREFADESLTPDSLGQLLWATYGVSEEGPWNRRTVPSPAAMYPMELYVVAGDVEGLEAGVYRYDALGHSLEEVEEGDLREEVAEVCIEQDWMAKAPAILVITAAFDRISQKFGERGVAYTFFEAGHMAQNCYLQAEALGLGVTEVGAFKEEHLMDLLELPPEHNPMLVLPVGWKSFE encoded by the coding sequence ATGCAATTTCCAGAACCAAGCATGGAAGGTCCGATTTCTGTTGAAACTGCACTGGCAAACCGTCGTAGTGTCCGTGAGTTTGCAGACGAGTCATTGACACCGGATTCTCTCGGGCAGCTTTTGTGGGCAACCTATGGTGTCAGCGAAGAAGGTCCATGGAATCGCCGCACTGTTCCATCTCCGGCAGCAATGTACCCTATGGAATTGTACGTTGTGGCGGGTGATGTAGAAGGACTTGAAGCTGGAGTGTATCGGTACGATGCTCTCGGACATTCTCTTGAAGAAGTAGAAGAAGGCGACCTGCGCGAAGAAGTGGCGGAAGTCTGTATTGAACAGGACTGGATGGCAAAAGCACCCGCTATCTTAGTTATTACGGCAGCCTTTGATCGTATTTCACAAAAATTTGGTGAGCGCGGTGTTGCCTACACCTTTTTCGAAGCTGGGCACATGGCGCAAAACTGCTATCTTCAAGCTGAGGCGCTGGGGCTTGGTGTGACTGAAGTTGGAGCATTCAAAGAAGAACACCTGATGGATCTTCTTGAATTACCGCCAGAGCATAACCCGATGCTCGTTCTGCCTGTGGGCTGGAAAAGCTTCGAATAG
- a CDS encoding YccF domain-containing protein, with protein sequence MLKIIMNILWLVLGGLEMALGWFIAGIIMIISIVGIPWARSCFVIAMFTLWPFGKQVVNREEVTGMPDIGTGCLGLLGNIIWFIFGGFWLAIGHLLFALANFITIIGIPFGFQHLKLAVICLAPVGKSVIDDPHSLLND encoded by the coding sequence ATGCTTAAAATTATAATGAATATTCTCTGGCTCGTCCTAGGTGGGCTTGAAATGGCATTAGGGTGGTTTATCGCCGGAATCATCATGATTATCTCAATTGTCGGTATTCCGTGGGCGAGATCATGCTTTGTTATTGCCATGTTCACCTTATGGCCATTTGGTAAACAAGTGGTGAATAGAGAAGAAGTAACTGGGATGCCTGATATCGGCACAGGATGCCTTGGATTACTCGGCAATATTATTTGGTTCATCTTCGGCGGGTTCTGGCTTGCCATTGGGCACCTTCTGTTTGCCCTTGCAAACTTCATTACCATCATTGGTATCCCGTTTGGGTTCCAACATCTCAAACTTGCGGTAATCTGCCTTGCTCCTGTGGGAAAATCTGTGATTGATGACCCGCATTCCTTGCTGAACGACTAA
- a CDS encoding DEAD/DEAH box helicase, with product MYEDKDIVAEYVDALCKSERLGDQVVYHKTLPELDASHAENKRPWSQAIKDMLAMQGIRQLYAHQTLATDYIRAGKHVVVATPTASGKSLVYNLPVIERFLQDPDARGLYLFPLKALAQDQLKTFQSLTAHWAKDARPEAAIYDGDTTPHFRKKIRTKPPTVLMTNPEMLHLSILPHHEQWIEFLASLQFIVVDEVHTYRGVMGSHMAQLFRRLLRVCKQYGITPTFIFCSATVGNPAELCENLTGIAPTVITESGAPQGKRHFVFMDPEQSPSSAAISLLKSALMRNMRTIVYTQSRKMTELISMWAGQHSGAFKDKISAYRAGFLPEERREIEQKMSSGELLAVISTSALELGIDIGALDLCILVGYPGSIMSTMQRGGRVGRKKQESAVVLVAGEDALDQYFMRHPKEFFTRPPESAVLNPHNPVILKRHLECAAAELTLRASEEWLQESEVTTAVHELEQCGLLLRDAEGSTIFAAKKRPHRHVDLRGAGNNFHIESEDGTVIGSVDGVKAFKETHPGAVYLHKGQTWSITELDFGTRTAKAKKGRVNYYTRTRCNKSTEILEVFDQTHVWGTRLCFGKLRVTEIISGYEKRNVQGGKLLGITPLELPPLVFETEGIWFEVPLGVQRKVEDEFLHFMGGIHALEHAMIGILPILVLTDRNDLGGISTPMHAQVGKPAVFVYDGMEGGAGLTRHAFTMAENIFEQTLATVRDCGCELGCPSCVHSPKCGSGNRPIDKLGSIFLLKEMAKGEFAPPADEVFTVEPLPQTFAKPSCTASTVCSVDSSRTMKPASPASSLKEVQALPEATDTPARYAVLDIETQRSAQEVGGWHRADLMRVSVAVLYDSQEDTFIHYMEEDMPDLLEHLKDFDCIIGFNIIRFDYKVLSAYAEYNLKSLPTLDLLDEIRKRLNYRVSLDNIGSATLNAPKSADGLQALAWWKEGKVDEIAKYCEADVRITRDIYRYGKEHGYLLFTNKAKQKVRVPIAW from the coding sequence ATGTATGAGGATAAAGATATAGTAGCGGAATATGTGGATGCATTATGCAAGTCGGAACGGTTGGGAGATCAAGTTGTCTACCATAAAACGCTGCCGGAACTTGATGCATCCCATGCAGAAAATAAACGTCCGTGGTCGCAGGCAATTAAAGATATGCTCGCGATGCAGGGCATACGCCAGTTGTATGCGCACCAGACTCTTGCCACGGATTATATTCGGGCTGGCAAACACGTTGTTGTGGCAACCCCGACAGCAAGTGGTAAAAGCTTAGTATACAACCTTCCGGTGATTGAGCGTTTTCTACAAGACCCCGATGCACGGGGGCTTTACTTGTTTCCACTTAAAGCACTGGCGCAAGATCAGCTGAAAACGTTCCAATCTCTCACAGCGCATTGGGCTAAAGATGCACGTCCTGAAGCGGCGATTTACGATGGAGACACCACGCCGCATTTTCGTAAGAAAATACGCACAAAGCCCCCGACAGTACTCATGACAAACCCTGAGATGCTGCACCTTTCTATTTTACCACATCATGAGCAGTGGATTGAATTTTTGGCGTCGTTGCAATTTATTGTTGTGGACGAAGTTCATACCTACCGCGGTGTCATGGGTTCGCACATGGCGCAACTGTTTAGAAGACTGCTGAGGGTTTGCAAGCAATACGGCATTACTCCGACATTTATTTTTTGCTCTGCAACAGTCGGGAATCCTGCTGAGTTATGTGAAAACCTTACAGGTATTGCTCCAACGGTCATTACAGAAAGCGGTGCTCCGCAAGGTAAGCGCCATTTTGTTTTTATGGATCCGGAACAAAGTCCATCCTCCGCTGCCATTTCATTGCTGAAATCTGCGCTTATGCGGAACATGCGTACCATTGTGTATACACAGTCGCGTAAAATGACAGAGCTAATCAGCATGTGGGCGGGACAGCATTCAGGAGCTTTTAAAGATAAAATTTCGGCGTATCGTGCAGGTTTTCTGCCGGAAGAACGGCGTGAGATCGAACAAAAAATGTCCAGTGGCGAGCTGCTGGCTGTTATATCTACAAGTGCATTGGAGCTTGGGATAGATATTGGTGCGCTCGACCTCTGTATTCTTGTAGGCTACCCCGGCTCAATAATGTCTACAATGCAGCGTGGTGGAAGGGTTGGGCGTAAAAAGCAAGAGTCCGCAGTTGTTCTTGTTGCTGGTGAAGATGCGCTCGATCAATATTTCATGCGACATCCTAAAGAATTTTTCACTCGTCCGCCGGAGTCTGCTGTTCTTAACCCCCATAATCCTGTCATATTAAAACGTCATCTTGAATGTGCCGCAGCAGAGCTTACGTTACGTGCTTCCGAAGAGTGGCTTCAGGAGTCGGAAGTGACAACAGCTGTGCATGAACTGGAACAGTGTGGTCTTCTGTTACGCGACGCAGAAGGTTCGACCATCTTTGCTGCTAAAAAGCGTCCGCATCGGCATGTTGACCTGCGTGGCGCTGGCAATAATTTTCATATAGAATCAGAAGACGGTACAGTTATTGGCAGTGTTGATGGAGTAAAAGCGTTTAAAGAGACGCATCCCGGTGCTGTGTATCTGCATAAAGGGCAGACTTGGTCTATTACTGAACTGGATTTTGGAACCCGTACAGCCAAAGCCAAAAAAGGACGGGTTAACTATTACACACGCACTCGTTGTAATAAGAGTACAGAAATTTTGGAAGTGTTCGACCAGACGCATGTTTGGGGAACCCGTTTATGTTTCGGAAAGCTTCGTGTTACAGAAATCATAAGCGGGTATGAAAAACGAAATGTTCAAGGTGGTAAATTACTCGGGATAACTCCGTTAGAACTTCCACCGCTTGTTTTTGAAACAGAAGGTATCTGGTTTGAAGTGCCGCTTGGTGTCCAGCGTAAGGTTGAAGACGAATTTCTTCATTTTATGGGGGGGATTCATGCGCTCGAACATGCCATGATCGGAATCTTGCCGATTCTGGTGCTGACAGACCGCAATGATCTTGGCGGCATTTCTACTCCCATGCATGCACAAGTAGGGAAGCCTGCTGTTTTTGTATACGACGGCATGGAGGGGGGAGCTGGTTTAACACGGCATGCTTTCACCATGGCAGAAAATATATTTGAACAGACTCTCGCAACGGTTCGTGACTGCGGCTGTGAGCTTGGGTGTCCAAGTTGTGTGCATTCTCCTAAGTGTGGGTCAGGCAATCGACCTATCGATAAGCTTGGCAGTATTTTTCTTCTTAAAGAAATGGCAAAGGGAGAATTTGCACCGCCTGCCGACGAAGTTTTTACGGTGGAGCCTCTTCCGCAGACTTTTGCAAAGCCGTCATGCACAGCATCAACGGTATGCAGTGTTGACTCGAGTAGAACTATGAAACCTGCATCACCAGCGTCATCTCTGAAAGAGGTTCAAGCACTACCGGAAGCAACGGATACTCCAGCCCGCTACGCAGTGCTCGATATCGAAACTCAACGCTCCGCTCAGGAGGTCGGTGGTTGGCATCGAGCAGATCTTATGCGGGTTTCGGTGGCTGTTCTTTATGATTCGCAGGAAGACACATTCATCCATTATATGGAAGAAGATATGCCTGACTTGCTTGAGCATCTGAAAGATTTTGATTGCATAATCGGATTCAATATTATCCGCTTTGATTACAAAGTGCTTTCTGCCTACGCAGAGTATAATCTTAAGTCGTTACCAACGCTCGACCTGCTGGATGAAATTCGCAAGCGGTTAAACTATCGTGTCTCGCTCGATAACATCGGTTCTGCAACACTCAATGCCCCAAAATCTGCTGATGGGCTGCAAGCACTTGCGTGGTGGAAAGAAGGAAAAGTAGACGAGATTGCCAAATACTGTGAAGCAGATGTGCGTATTACCCGCGATATCTATAGATACGGCAAAGAGCACGGCTACTTGCTTTTCACCAATAAAGCGAAGCAAAAAGTGCGTGTGCCTATCGCGTGGTAG